A window of Suncus etruscus isolate mSunEtr1 chromosome 4, mSunEtr1.pri.cur, whole genome shotgun sequence contains these coding sequences:
- the LOC126007157 gene encoding tripartite motif-containing protein 75-like, whose product MALAASLAELRAEACCPVCHDFLQEPVTLECGHNCCGSCLQQRWEHLHDVLPCPVCLHPCTDGHPQKNTQLGDMIDLVQQILCMRENSEKKQEENEEEEEEEGRGRCERHQQALSLFCEDDLELLCGQCAASPDHQAHFLTSIAEAAAHHRANLKSCLWQLGEQLEEAVRALERNDAEFTELKGQLKLQKQNVTQEGSHLMQFLKKQETSMGRKLVNLRASIYRHVLKTKQQLSRESCTRKELLMALQKACLQADDTHLLQDVGSLRLAWSQCQSLGFPEAPSWEHKEESPSLPPSYIGLNNMRAKFQVHLRLDPESAHPDLCIASQTTASYCQVGAQPSSVLGPRAFTSHVAVLGAPGFGGGRHFWQVEIRGLGVWCLGVCTEAFSRDTGAAQTPRNGCWQVPVTVSLSLPRLSRGKAAVACFGVFLDYELGEISFYNMSKKTHLHTLTGTFTERLVPYFSVRDFSFSSSLSVLWE is encoded by the coding sequence ATGGCCCTGGCGGCCTCCCTGGCTGAGCTGCGCGCAGAGGCCTGCTGCCCCGTGTGCCACGATTTCCTGCAGGAGCCTGTGACCCTGGAATGTGGCCACAACTGCTGTGGTTCATGCCTGCAGCAGCGCTGGGAGCATCTGCACGACGTCCTGCCCTGCCCCGTGTGCCTGCACCCCTGCACAGATGGGCACCCCCAGAAGAACACGCAGCTGGGGGACATGATTGACCTGGTCCAGCAGATTCTGTGCATGAGGGAGAACAGTGAGAAGAagcaggaagaaaatgaagaggaagaggaagaagagggcagAGGCCGCTGTGAGAGGCACCAGCAGGCCCTGAGCCTGTTTTGCGAGGACGACCTGGAGCTGCTGTGTGGCCAGTGCGCGGCTTCCCCTGACCACCAGGCCCACTTCCTGACTTCCATTGCAGAAGCTGCTGCTCATCACAGGGCGAACCTCAAGAGTTGCCTATGGCAGCTGGGAGAGCAGCTGGAGGAGGCAGTGAGGGCCTTGGAAAGGAACGATGCCGAATTCACCGAGCTGAAAGGCCAGTTGAAACTGCAGAAGCAAAATGTGACCCAAGAAGGCAGCCATTTGATGCAATTcttgaaaaaacaggaaacttCCATGGGAAGGAAGCTGGTGAACCTAAGGGCCAGTATTTATAGACACGTGCTGAAAACCAAACAGCAGCTGTCCAGGGAATCCTGCACCAGGAAGGAGCTGCTCATGGCGCTGCAGAAGGCTTGTTTGCAGGCAGACGACACCCACCTCCTCCAGGACGTTGGATCCCTGCGCCTGGCCTGGAGCCAGTGCCAGAGTTTGGGGTTCCCTGAGGCCCCTTCCTGGGAGCACAAAGAGGAGAGTCCCTCTCTGCCCCCCAGCTACATCGGCTTGAACAACATGAGGGCCAAGTTCCAGGTGCACTTGAGGCTGGACCCCGAGAGTGCGCACCCGGATCTCTGCATCGCCAGCCAGACCACCGCCAGCTACTGCCAGGTGGGCGCCCAGCCCAGCTCTGTCTTAGGCCCCCGCGCCTTCACCTCCCACGTGGCGGTCCTGGGGGCCCCGGGTTTCGGGGGCGGCCGGCACTTCTGGCAGGTGGAGATCCGAGGCTTGGGGGTCTGGTGTTTGGGCGTGTGCACCGAGGCCTTCTCCAGGGACACTGGGGCCGCGCAGACCCCGCGCAATGGCTGCTGGCAGGTGCCCGTGACcgtgtccctgagcctgccccgCCTCTCACGGGGCAAAGCAGCTGTCGCCTGCTTCGGGGTCTTCCTGGACTACGAGTTGGGGGAGATTTCCTTCTACAACATGAGCAAGAAGACCCACTTGCACACACTCACTGGCACATTCACCGAGAGACTTGTGCCTTATTTTTCTGTCAgagatttttccttctcttcatccTTGAGTGTCCTGTGGGAATAA
- the LOC126007158 gene encoding tripartite motif-containing protein 75-like → MALAASLAELHAETRCPVCRDFLQEPITLECGHNCCASCLQQRWEHLQDVLPCPVCLHPCTHGHPQRNTQLGNMVDLVQQLRSKRLKVAELVEEEEEEEGEEEEGRGLCERHQQALSLFCEDDLELLCTQCGESPEHQAHDLMPVVEAAAHHRQKLKNCLGQLGKQLEEAETMFLRQIIDRQTQLSDIGSTLKSLLRDILGLRLETDLFMEPGSPVASTLRWPAQPQGPFSVYLTLDPDTAHPSLSVSQDRKTVSFHRLDKAGGSTSGSCPKTFTSLEAILGMQSFEGGRHFWQVEIQGSGRCSFGVCKESFPQNAVGTPTPGDGCWQLQQLVGVILDSHQAQTRVGVFLDYDLEQLTFYNLVNCSHFCTLNGSFSGKLLPYFGLCSSSIACSVTLV, encoded by the exons ATGGCACTGGCGGCCTCCCTGGCTGAGTTGCATGCAGAGACACGCTGCCCCGTTTGCCGGGATTTCCTACAGGAGCCCATAACCCTAGAATGTGGCCACAATTGCTGTGCCTCATGTCTGCAGCAGCGCTGGGAGCACCTTCAGGACGTCCTGCCCTGCCCAGTGTGCCTGCATCCCTGCACACACGGTCACCCCCAGAGGAACACGCAGCTGGGAAACATGGTTGACCTGGTCCAGCAGCTTCGCAGCAAGAGGTTGAAGGTCGCAGAGCtggtggaagaggaggaagaagaggagggagaagaagaggagggcaGAGGCCTCTGTGAGAGGCACCAGCAGGCCCTGAGCCTGTTCTGCGAGGACGATCTGGAGCTGCTGTGTACCCAGTGCGGTGAATCCCCTGAACACCAGGCCCATGATCTGATGCCCGTTGTAGAAGCTGCTGCTCATCACAGGCAGAAGCTCAAGAACTGCCTGGGGCAGCTGGGGAAGCAGCTGGAGGAGGCAGAAACGATGTTCCTAAGGCAG ATCATTGATAGACAAACCCAGCTGTCAGACATTGGCTCCACTCTCAAGTCGCTGCTGAGAGACATCCTTGGTCTGCGGCTGGAGACGGACCTG TTTATGGAACCCGGCTCTCCCGTTGCCTCCACACTTCGCTGGCCTGCACAACCTCAAGGACCATTTTCTGTGTATCTGACTCTGGATCCTGACACTGCCCACCCCAGTCTCAGCGTCTCCCAGGACCGGAAAACAGTCAGTTTTCATCGCCTCGACAAAGCAGGTGGATCCACGTCTGGCTCTTGCCCCAAGACCTTCACCTCCctagaagccatcttgggcatgCAGAGCTTTGAAGGGGGCCGGCACTTCTGGCAGGTAGAAATCCAAGGCTCGGGCAGGTGTTCCTTCGGGGTGTGCAAGGAGTCGTTCCCCCAAAATGCTGTGGGAACTCCGACCCCGGGTGATGGCTGCTGGCAACTCCAGCAGCTCGTTGGGGTCATCTTGGACTCGCACCAGGCACAAACCCGGGTGGGCGTGTTTCTGGACTATGACTTGGAACAACTTACCTTTTACAATTTGGTTAACTGCTCCCACTTCTGCACACTCAATGGCAGCTTTTCGGGAAAGCTCCTGCCCTACTTCGGTCTTTGCTCCTCGTCCATAGCGTGTTCCGTGACTCTTGTCTGA